The following are encoded in a window of Bradyrhizobium sp. WBOS07 genomic DNA:
- a CDS encoding SGNH/GDSL hydrolase family protein yields the protein MKAKVLLSLILLCGSLAAPLARAGDAVPAATNNAPAACDLPSYLLTSESRLTKVADALKAGKPLDILVIGSRSTTIPSSESSSYPARMEAILKEKLPASEVVHVSVEIQSKKTAEETASTFVKLMEAKAPTLVIWQTGTVDAIRSIDPDEFRSAVTEGVVALQNAGADVVLMNLQYSPRTETMISAPPYLDNMRVVAQEHDIPLFDRFAIMRQWNDQGQFDLFSPSRGPELAKQVHDCLGRALAQFVIDAARGEPAQQQN from the coding sequence ATGAAGGCGAAGGTTCTCCTGAGCCTGATCCTGCTATGCGGTAGCCTCGCCGCGCCCCTGGCGCGCGCGGGCGATGCTGTGCCTGCCGCCACCAATAATGCGCCCGCAGCCTGTGATCTGCCGTCCTATCTGCTCACCAGCGAAAGCCGGCTGACAAAGGTCGCCGATGCGCTCAAGGCCGGCAAGCCGCTCGACATCCTGGTCATCGGCAGCCGCTCGACCACGATTCCATCCTCGGAGAGCAGCTCCTATCCGGCGCGAATGGAGGCGATCCTCAAGGAGAAGCTGCCCGCGTCCGAGGTGGTGCACGTCTCCGTAGAAATACAGAGCAAGAAGACGGCAGAGGAGACCGCGTCCACCTTCGTTAAGCTGATGGAAGCAAAAGCGCCTACTTTGGTGATCTGGCAGACCGGGACCGTGGATGCTATCCGATCCATCGATCCCGACGAATTTCGTAGCGCGGTGACCGAGGGGGTTGTTGCGCTGCAAAATGCAGGGGCTGACGTCGTCTTGATGAACTTGCAATACAGCCCGCGTACGGAGACCATGATCTCGGCGCCGCCTTACCTCGACAACATGCGGGTGGTGGCGCAGGAGCACGACATTCCGCTGTTCGATCGCTTCGCGATCATGCGGCAGTGGAATGACCAGGGTCAGTTCGACCTGTTCAGCCCGTCCCGCGGGCCCGAGCTGGCGAAACAGGTCCATGATTGCCTTGGCCGGGCGTTGGCACAGTTCGTGATCGACGCAGCCCGTGGGGAGCCGGCCCAGCAGCAAAATTGA
- a CDS encoding OpgC domain-containing protein: protein MTIADQVTGSTITGTAASEGAKPRARAPAITLPAIGERELRLDLFRGLALWLIFIDHLPPSVLTWFTIRNYGFSDATEIFIFISGYTAAFVYGRAMLESGVVIATARILRRVWQIYVAHVFLFTIFLAEISYVATSFENPLYTEEMGIMDFLKQPDVTIVQALLLRFRPVNMDVLPLYIVLMLALPLILWSMKWRPDVTLALSVVLYAVTWEYDLYLSAYPNGFWAFNPFAWQLLFVFGAWCALGGARRMSRILSSRVTMWLAIAYLIASFYVTLTWYVPQLSQFMPKLVEQWMYPINKTDLDVLRFTHFLALAALTVRFLPRDWPGLKSRWLRPLILCGQHSLEIFCLGVFLAFAGHFILAEVSGGAAMHALISLSGVLIMWGVAWVISWYKRVADKSGTKTKNAVGNADLAGGG, encoded by the coding sequence ATGACCATTGCCGACCAAGTGACGGGATCGACGATCACGGGAACTGCCGCATCCGAGGGGGCGAAGCCGCGCGCGAGGGCGCCGGCCATCACGCTGCCCGCCATCGGCGAACGCGAGCTCCGGCTCGACCTGTTCCGCGGGCTCGCGCTGTGGCTGATCTTCATCGACCATCTGCCGCCCAGTGTGCTGACCTGGTTCACGATCCGCAATTACGGCTTCAGCGACGCCACCGAGATCTTCATCTTCATCTCCGGCTACACCGCCGCCTTCGTCTACGGCAGGGCGATGCTGGAGAGCGGCGTCGTCATCGCCACCGCGCGCATCCTGCGCCGGGTCTGGCAGATCTACGTCGCCCACGTCTTCCTGTTCACGATCTTCCTCGCCGAGATCTCCTACGTCGCGACCAGCTTCGAGAACCCGCTCTACACCGAAGAGATGGGGATCATGGATTTCCTCAAGCAGCCCGACGTCACCATCGTGCAGGCGCTGCTGCTCCGCTTCCGTCCCGTTAACATGGACGTGCTGCCGCTCTATATCGTGCTGATGCTGGCGCTGCCCTTGATCCTGTGGTCGATGAAATGGCGGCCCGACGTCACGCTCGCCCTCTCGGTCGTGCTCTACGCGGTGACCTGGGAGTATGATCTGTATCTGTCGGCGTATCCGAACGGCTTCTGGGCCTTCAACCCCTTCGCCTGGCAATTGCTGTTCGTGTTCGGTGCATGGTGCGCGCTTGGAGGGGCGCGCCGCATGTCGCGCATTCTGTCGTCACGGGTCACGATGTGGCTGGCGATCGCCTATCTCATCGCGTCGTTCTACGTGACGCTGACCTGGTACGTGCCGCAGCTCTCCCAGTTCATGCCGAAGCTGGTCGAGCAATGGATGTATCCAATCAACAAGACCGATCTGGACGTGCTGCGCTTCACGCATTTCCTGGCGCTGGCGGCGCTCACCGTGCGCTTCCTGCCCCGGGACTGGCCGGGCTTGAAATCGCGCTGGCTGCGACCATTGATTCTATGCGGGCAGCATTCCCTCGAGATCTTCTGCCTCGGCGTCTTCCTGGCCTTTGCTGGCCATTTTATCCTCGCCGAAGTCTCCGGCGGCGCGGCCATGCATGCGCTAATTAGTCTCTCCGGGGTGCTGATCATGTGGGGCGTAGCCTGGGTGATTTCGTGGTACAAGCGCGTGGCTGACAAGAGCGGTACGAAGACCAAGAACGCCGTCGGCAACGCCGATCTGGCGGGAGGGGGCTGA
- the apaG gene encoding Co2+/Mg2+ efflux protein ApaG, translated as MYRAVTRHIEVTVEPNFVPEQSSADRSRYFWSYTIVITNSGEETVQLKTRHWIITDASGRQQEVKGEGVVGEQPILAPGERFEYTSGVPLSTASGFMTGRYQMVSESGERFEIDVPAFSLDSPDSKRVLN; from the coding sequence ATGTACCGCGCCGTGACCCGCCACATCGAAGTGACCGTCGAGCCGAACTTTGTTCCGGAGCAGTCGTCGGCCGATCGCTCCCGCTACTTCTGGTCCTACACCATCGTCATCACCAATTCGGGTGAGGAGACCGTGCAGCTCAAGACGCGGCACTGGATCATCACCGACGCCTCCGGCCGCCAGCAGGAGGTGAAGGGCGAGGGCGTGGTCGGCGAGCAGCCGATCCTGGCCCCCGGCGAGCGCTTCGAATACACCTCGGGGGTCCCGCTCTCGACCGCCTCCGGCTTCATGACCGGTCGCTACCAGATGGTCAGCGAAAGCGGCGAGCGCTTCGAGATCGACGTGCCGGCGTTCTCGCTGGACAGCCCGGACAGCAAGCGCGTGTTGAATTAG
- a CDS encoding aldo/keto reductase — translation MLFVEANGARIPAIGLGTWELSGRLAARVVEQALRLGYRHIDTAQVYDNEREIGDGLRASGVRRDDVFLTTKVWTNHFAPHDLERSVKESLARLRLPSVDLLLLHWPNSHVPLAETLGALSHAKTMGLTRHIGVSNFTVALIEQAVAASPEPLVCNQVEFHPYLDQAKVRAACDQHGLALVAYSPIAKGRIKTDQTLAEIGRAHHKTPAQVCLRWLVQQNVAAIPRTSRIERLSENIEIFDFELSDDEMSQIAALASPKGRLTDFGFAPKWD, via the coding sequence ATGCTGTTCGTCGAGGCCAATGGCGCACGAATCCCGGCAATCGGGCTCGGGACCTGGGAGCTGAGTGGAAGGCTTGCCGCGCGCGTGGTCGAGCAGGCGTTGCGGCTCGGCTATCGCCACATCGACACCGCGCAGGTCTATGACAATGAACGGGAGATCGGCGACGGCCTGCGCGCCTCGGGCGTGCGGCGCGACGACGTCTTCCTCACCACCAAGGTCTGGACCAACCATTTCGCGCCTCACGATCTCGAGCGCTCGGTCAAGGAGAGCCTGGCGCGCTTGCGGCTTCCCTCCGTCGATCTGTTGCTGCTGCACTGGCCCAATTCGCACGTGCCGCTGGCAGAGACGCTCGGCGCGCTGTCGCATGCGAAGACGATGGGCCTGACCCGCCACATCGGCGTCTCCAATTTCACGGTGGCGCTGATCGAACAGGCTGTGGCGGCCTCGCCCGAGCCGCTCGTCTGCAACCAGGTCGAATTCCACCCTTATCTCGACCAGGCGAAGGTGAGGGCGGCCTGCGACCAGCATGGCCTTGCCCTGGTCGCCTACAGCCCGATCGCCAAGGGGCGCATCAAGACCGACCAGACGCTGGCCGAGATCGGGCGCGCCCACCACAAGACGCCGGCGCAGGTCTGCCTGCGCTGGCTGGTGCAACAGAATGTCGCTGCGATCCCGCGCACCTCGCGCATCGAGCGCCTGTCCGAAAACATCGAGATCTTCGATTTCGAACTGTCGGACGACGAGATGAGCCAGATCGCCGCGCTCGCCAGCCCGAAGGGCCGCCTGACCGACTTCGGCTTCGCCCCGAAATGGGATTGA
- a CDS encoding DNA-binding transcriptional regulator, protein MDMRLRLKADGRVVELRDGQEFPVQPSAVEPTTPAAPADTSSLAVRDLRRRACLTQMEFAAKLGVPVETIRNWEQGKRAPRGPARALLAVIAHAPETVFQALAKA, encoded by the coding sequence CTGGACATGCGGTTGCGGCTGAAGGCGGACGGACGGGTCGTCGAGTTGCGGGACGGACAGGAATTTCCGGTCCAGCCGTCTGCGGTCGAGCCCACGACCCCAGCCGCGCCCGCCGACACCTCTTCGCTCGCGGTGCGCGATTTGCGCCGCCGCGCCTGCCTGACCCAGATGGAGTTCGCCGCCAAGCTCGGCGTTCCCGTCGAGACCATCCGCAACTGGGAGCAGGGCAAGCGGGCTCCGCGGGGGCCGGCCCGCGCGCTGCTCGCGGTGATCGCGCACGCCCCGGAAACGGTATTTCAGGCGCTTGCCAAAGCCTGA
- the mgtE gene encoding magnesium transporter: protein MDEHMDVAPPAADSVLDHVPMRNEDGDIRHEFVEEIARAIEAGDSASLRACVAELHEADLGDLIGALEPDDRVRLVELTGADFDFSALNEVDEAVREEILDELPPETVAEGVRELESDDAVELLETLDAADQEEILEKLPLKERVALERSLLYPENSAGRRMQTEFIAVPQDFTVGQAIDYMRETPDLPDRFYEIYVVDKDQHWQGAVPLDVLLRARRPIALTELTDEDRRRVSVLEDQEEVARMFGKYNLVAAPVLDTQDRLVGVITVDDVVDVIEEEADEDLKALGGVTSDEELSDTFLTIARARFNWLLVNLATAFLASSVLGLFEGQLEKMVALAVLAPIVASQGGNAATQTMTVAVRALATRELGASNAWRVVMREALVGLVNGLAFAVITGIAAVAWFKLPGLGIVIGLAMVCNLIAGALGGILIPMALERVRADPAVASGTFVTTVTDVVGFFSFLGIATLWFGLR, encoded by the coding sequence ATGGATGAACATATGGACGTTGCCCCGCCCGCTGCGGATTCGGTACTCGACCACGTGCCGATGCGCAATGAAGATGGCGATATCAGGCACGAATTCGTCGAAGAGATTGCCCGGGCCATCGAGGCCGGCGACAGCGCATCGCTGCGCGCCTGCGTCGCCGAGCTGCACGAGGCCGATCTCGGCGATCTGATCGGCGCCCTGGAGCCCGACGACCGTGTCCGCCTGGTCGAGCTCACCGGGGCCGACTTCGACTTCTCCGCGCTGAACGAGGTCGACGAGGCCGTCCGCGAGGAGATCCTGGACGAGCTGCCGCCGGAGACGGTTGCCGAGGGCGTCCGCGAGCTCGAATCCGACGACGCGGTCGAGCTGCTGGAAACCCTCGATGCCGCGGACCAGGAGGAGATCCTCGAGAAGCTGCCGCTGAAGGAGCGCGTCGCGCTCGAGCGCAGCCTGCTCTATCCGGAGAACTCCGCCGGCCGCCGCATGCAGACCGAGTTCATCGCGGTGCCCCAGGATTTCACCGTGGGCCAGGCGATCGACTACATGCGCGAGACGCCTGATCTGCCCGACCGCTTCTACGAGATCTATGTCGTCGACAAGGACCAGCATTGGCAGGGCGCAGTCCCCCTCGACGTGCTGTTGCGGGCGCGCCGGCCGATCGCGCTGACCGAGCTGACCGACGAGGATCGCCGCCGCGTCTCCGTCCTGGAGGACCAGGAAGAGGTTGCGCGCATGTTCGGCAAGTACAATCTGGTCGCAGCCCCCGTGCTCGACACCCAGGATCGCCTGGTCGGCGTCATCACCGTCGACGACGTCGTCGACGTCATCGAGGAGGAGGCCGACGAGGACCTCAAGGCGCTCGGCGGCGTCACCAGCGACGAAGAGCTGTCGGACACGTTCCTCACCATCGCCCGCGCCCGTTTCAACTGGCTGCTGGTCAATCTTGCCACCGCGTTCCTGGCGTCCTCCGTGCTCGGCCTGTTCGAGGGCCAGCTCGAGAAGATGGTGGCGCTCGCCGTGCTGGCACCGATCGTGGCGAGCCAGGGCGGCAATGCCGCCACCCAGACCATGACGGTGGCGGTGCGCGCGCTGGCGACGCGCGAGCTCGGCGCCTCCAATGCCTGGCGCGTGGTGATGCGCGAGGCCCTCGTCGGCCTCGTCAACGGCCTCGCCTTCGCGGTGATCACGGGCATCGCCGCGGTGGCCTGGTTCAAGCTTCCGGGCCTTGGCATCGTCATCGGCCTTGCGATGGTCTGCAACCTCATCGCCGGCGCGCTCGGCGGCATCCTGATCCCGATGGCGCTCGAACGTGTCAGGGCCGATCCGGCGGTGGCCTCCGGCACCTTCGTCACCACGGTGACCGACGTCGTCGGCTTCTTCTCCTTCCTCGGCATCGCAACGCTCTGGTTCGGGTTGAGATAG
- a CDS encoding polysaccharide deacetylase family protein, producing the protein MSLGAAVAALAGIAAADAAECPRKDALGTSRVLSVDARTTPRVGLKSFPKTLQLADREVVLTFDDGPFPPTTSKVLAALAQECVRATFFLIGQHAAEYPDMVKRIAREGHTVGHHSFSHPFMGRIPFEKAVADIDRGIAADEMALRGVSTTTPSTPFFRFPYFESTQAQLDLLQSRGIVVFGADLWASDWEEMTPEQQLKLVTERLAASGKGIILFHDNKTRTAAMMPAFLRYLRENGYRIVHIVPSGTPQKSADAR; encoded by the coding sequence ATGTCGCTCGGCGCGGCCGTTGCGGCGCTCGCCGGCATCGCTGCGGCTGATGCCGCCGAGTGCCCGCGCAAGGACGCGCTCGGCACCTCCCGCGTGCTGAGCGTCGATGCCAGGACGACGCCGCGCGTGGGCCTGAAGAGCTTTCCGAAGACGCTGCAGCTGGCCGATCGCGAGGTCGTGCTGACCTTCGACGACGGACCGTTCCCGCCGACGACGTCGAAAGTGCTGGCGGCCCTGGCGCAGGAGTGCGTGCGCGCGACCTTCTTCCTGATCGGCCAGCATGCCGCCGAATATCCCGACATGGTCAAGCGCATCGCCCGCGAGGGCCACACCGTCGGCCATCACTCCTTCTCGCATCCATTTATGGGGCGTATTCCGTTCGAGAAGGCCGTGGCTGACATCGACCGGGGCATCGCCGCAGACGAAATGGCGCTGCGCGGAGTTTCGACGACCACACCTTCGACGCCGTTCTTCCGCTTTCCCTATTTCGAGTCGACCCAGGCACAGCTCGACCTGCTTCAGTCGCGCGGGATCGTTGTGTTCGGGGCCGATCTGTGGGCCAGCGACTGGGAGGAGATGACGCCGGAGCAGCAATTGAAGCTCGTCACCGAACGTCTCGCCGCGAGCGGCAAGGGCATCATCCTGTTCCATGACAACAAGACACGCACGGCCGCAATGATGCCGGCCTTCCTGCGATATCTGCGCGAGAACGGCTACCGGATCGTGCATATCGTACCATCGGGCACGCCACAGAAGAGCGCCGATGCGCGCTGA
- a CDS encoding polysaccharide deacetylase family protein, with translation MIGSSVVVRTRSWIVLCLSGFLGGFLGCSAVGSPALAADCPGHPDALGTSRTLVVDPREHPRIGTMQYRETLPLKDHEVVLTFDDGPLPKYSNQVLKILADECIKATFFIVGQQAKANPDGVRKLIAAGHTVGTHSMDHPLTFDRMPNEKFEPEINGGIEWTSAAMTDPSQLAPFFRIPGLMRADGVENYLISRGIQIWSADFPADDWRHVSSDRVYQLAMQRLEAKGKGILLLHDIQARTVAALPKIIRDLKARGYRIVHVVPATAERPATPTQAVEWLLHPPTETVPIARWPAVPHFVFAETRTLPAPSLADLNAQTEHQPLLPRRTKGQIDIASTLPVPGRALFAIPEGSVEVLLSTTLSRRAATRLAMAAQTPHAARGKVAKDKVAKGKAAKPQARHTAHAAPADPNHAAQVKSATPRPTRVASLKKRA, from the coding sequence ATGATCGGAAGTAGCGTTGTTGTGCGGACGCGATCGTGGATCGTCCTTTGCCTCAGTGGTTTTCTCGGTGGTTTCCTTGGCTGTTCGGCCGTCGGATCGCCGGCGCTCGCAGCCGACTGTCCGGGCCATCCGGACGCGCTCGGGACCTCCCGCACCCTCGTGGTCGATCCGCGCGAACATCCGCGCATCGGCACCATGCAGTACCGCGAGACGCTGCCGCTGAAGGACCACGAGGTCGTCCTCACCTTCGACGACGGTCCCCTGCCGAAATATTCCAACCAGGTGCTCAAGATCCTGGCCGACGAGTGCATCAAGGCGACCTTCTTCATCGTCGGTCAGCAGGCCAAGGCGAACCCCGATGGCGTGCGCAAGCTGATCGCGGCGGGCCATACTGTCGGCACCCACAGCATGGACCATCCGCTGACGTTCGACCGGATGCCAAACGAGAAGTTCGAGCCGGAGATCAACGGCGGCATCGAGTGGACCTCGGCCGCGATGACCGATCCGTCCCAGCTCGCCCCGTTCTTCCGCATCCCCGGCCTGATGCGCGCCGACGGCGTCGAGAATTACCTGATCTCGCGCGGCATCCAGATCTGGAGCGCCGACTTCCCGGCCGACGACTGGCGCCATGTCTCGTCCGACCGCGTCTATCAGCTCGCGATGCAGCGGCTGGAGGCCAAGGGCAAGGGCATCCTGCTGCTGCACGACATCCAGGCCCGCACCGTGGCGGCGCTGCCGAAGATCATCCGCGACCTCAAGGCGCGCGGCTATCGCATCGTGCACGTGGTGCCGGCGACTGCCGAGCGGCCCGCAACGCCGACCCAGGCGGTGGAGTGGCTGCTGCATCCGCCGACCGAGACCGTGCCGATCGCCCGCTGGCCGGCTGTCCCGCACTTCGTGTTCGCCGAGACCAGGACGCTTCCGGCGCCCTCGCTCGCCGACCTCAACGCTCAGACCGAGCATCAGCCGCTGCTGCCGCGCCGGACCAAGGGACAGATCGATATCGCATCCACCCTGCCCGTGCCCGGCCGTGCACTCTTCGCGATTCCGGAAGGCTCGGTCGAGGTGCTGCTGTCGACGACATTGTCGCGGCGTGCCGCGACGCGGCTGGCAATGGCGGCCCAGACGCCGCATGCGGCCAGGGGCAAGGTTGCAAAAGACAAGGTCGCAAAGGGCAAGGCCGCCAAGCCCCAGGCTCGGCACACCGCGCATGCGGCACCGGCCGACCCGAACCATGCCGCCCAGGTCAAGAGCGCCACGCCGCGCCCGACCCGCGTCGCCAGCCTGAAGAAGCGCGCCTGA